GACCGCCGCTTCTTCCTCAGGGTTGCCGCCGCTACTGACCGGCGCGCGCTGGCGGGCGGCGTCGAGCAGCGTCGCCGCCGGATTGTCGTTGTCGTCCGCGTCGGGAACGTCCGTGAGCATAGGTGGCCTGATCGCGGCGAGCATGGCCTCCGCCGCGCGCTCACCCTCGATCCGAGCAAGCTCGGCGGCCGATGGCTTCGGCTGCGGTGGCACGGGCGCGATCGGCAGGGCCGGCACAATGCGAGGCATGGCGGGATGAACGGGCATGGCGCGGGGGGCCTTCGGTAAGGGGCTGATGGGCGGAACGTGGCGAGCCGGGGGTGCGGGAGGCGGAAGGTGAAGCCGCTTCACTGGCCGGCCCGCAACAAGGTCCGCCAGGACCGATTCAGAGCTCCCGAGAGCGTCGGCCATGCCCGCAGCGACGGCCGCGGCTCCGATCAGCACGTCGCCCCGGCCGAAGCCGTCGAGAACGTGCGCGACCGTCACGCCGCGGTTGTCCGCCACGGCCTCGGCGAAGACCTGAGCGAGGGCGTCGACGCGCGCCTTGATCCGAGCGTTGCCGTCTTCGGTCGCCGGGTCGTTGACCTTGTAGGGGGACTGCGAGGACACGAAGTCGAAGCGCCGCACGCCGGCCCGCTCGTCGCGCGCACGGGTGTCGGGGATCGACATGCGGACGCCGATCGAGCCGACGGCCGCGCTCGGGCCGAGCACGATCCTGTCGGCCGCCGAGGCGATCCAATAGGCCGCCGAGGCGCCAACGTCGGCCACATAGGCGACGACCGGCTTCTCGCCGCGGGCCCCCTTCACGGCCGCGGCAAACTCGGCCACGCCCGCCGCCTCGCCGCCAGGAGAGTCGATCGCGAGCATGATCGCCCGCACGCCGGGAGCGTCGACTGCAGTCCTGAGGTCGCGCATGAGGCCGGCGTAGGACGTGCCGCCGATTAGGGCGGTGAACAGATTGTCCCTCTTGAAAAGGGGGCCCTCGATCGAGATCACTGCCACTCCGTCGCGGACGCGCCCGCGCGCGGCGCCGTCGAGGCGTTCCCCGCGCGCCGCTGCGAGGGCTGTAGGGCTAAACTCGTGCTCCCGGCTTGCGATCTCGAAGAGCCGGACGATTGCCGGCTCATCCATCGCCCACGCACTCACTACAGAGGCGTCGTCAATCAGGCGGCGCATGGCGAAGGGCCTTCTGACTGGCGGA
This window of the Methylobacterium tardum genome carries:
- a CDS encoding S49 family peptidase, with translation MDEPAIVRLFEIASREHEFSPTALAAARGERLDGAARGRVRDGVAVISIEGPLFKRDNLFTALIGGTSYAGLMRDLRTAVDAPGVRAIMLAIDSPGGEAAGVAEFAAAVKGARGEKPVVAYVADVGASAAYWIASAADRIVLGPSAAVGSIGVRMSIPDTRARDERAGVRRFDFVSSQSPYKVNDPATEDGNARIKARVDALAQVFAEAVADNRGVTVAHVLDGFGRGDVLIGAAAVAAGMADALGSSESVLADLVAGRPVKRLHLPPPAPPARHVPPISPLPKAPRAMPVHPAMPRIVPALPIAPVPPQPKPSAAELARIEGERAAEAMLAAIRPPMLTDVPDADDNDNPAATLLDAARQRAPVSSGGNPEEEAAVGLILEAYRTAEPNTEAGGGDDGEAAVRTIMAAWRGNVA